A stretch of DNA from Syntrophorhabdaceae bacterium:
TATACCCTTTTAGCCGCCTTTTTCATACACCTTGTCTCGATCATTTTCAGATACCTTCAGGCAGGACATACACCCATAACGAACATGTTTGAATCCCTTTCTTTCTTCGCGTTCTGCATTGCAGGTTTTTTTCTCTACCTGAAGACAACATACAGGATAAACTCTCTTGGGTGTATCGTACTCCCTTTTATCTCTATCCTGCTCATCTGGGCCCTGGTCTATCCAACGGACGTAAAGCCCCTGTCGCCTGTGCTCAGAAGTTACTGGCTGCCAATACACACAATATTCTCCTTCCTTGGCAACGCGATATTCTTTGTGAGCTTCCTCGTATCAATCCTCTACATCATTGCGGAGCGGGAGATAAAAAAGAAAAAGTCATTCCTTTTCTCCGCGCGGTTTCCCTCTCTTGAGACCCTCGATTCGATTAACTACAGGTGCATGTCCTATGGCTTTCCTTTTTTAACGGTAGGTATCATAACCGGCTCGATCTGGGCTGGTTTTGCATGGGGGTCATACTGGAGCTGGGATCCAAAAGAGACGTGGTCGCTTATAACATGGATCGTATACGCCATATTGATCCATAACAGGCTCGCAATAGGCTGGCGGGGAAGGAAGACGGCATACCTGATGATAGCGGGATTTATTTCGATACTTTTTACGTTCTTAGGGGTTAATCTCCTGATCGGCGGCTTGCATTCGTATATGTAGGAAGAAACAGTGAATAGTATATCGTATATAGTATATAGTGGACTGCAAGAAGAGCCGCAGACAGTATTTCGTATATAGTATATCGTGAACTGCAAAAGAACCACTTGAGAGGGGGTTTATCGATATACGATATACTGTCACAAGGTAATAGAGGTTGTATGCAGATTGTAGTATTCGGACTTAACCATAACACGGCCCCGGTCGAGATCAGGGAAAAGCTTTTTTTAGCTGAATCCCAGGTACCACAACTTCTCAACACACTACGCGCCACGGGTATTGAGGAATCAGCGGTAATATCGACGTGCAACAGGACAGAGATCTATTTCTGCACCCGTCAGGCGGATGAATCGTTGGCAGCGGTCAAGGAGATCCTCGTAAACTCCTTCGATATAGACCGCCAGGTCCTCGAGGAGTATACCTACACTTTGAAAGACGAGTCATCATACAAACACCTTTTTCTTGTCGCTTCAGGTCTCGATTCAATGGTCGTAGGAGAGCCGCAGATCCTCGGGCAGGTAAAAGACGCTTACAGGACAGCCACGCATAACAATACAACAGGATATCTCCTGAACAAATTGTTTCATAAAACGTTCAATGTAGCCAAACGCGTAAGGTCTGAAACCAGGATAGGGTATAACCCGGTTTCCATAAGCTCTATGGCGATCGAGCTCTCAAAGAGGATCTTTGGTGAATTACACCACAGAAAGGTGCTTGTCATCGGGGCCGGTGAGATGAGTGAAATAGCCCTGAGATATTTA
This window harbors:
- the ccsB gene encoding c-type cytochrome biogenesis protein CcsB; this encodes MNVFIFYSALFCYLLSALSYLVYLIYNKKTIERTGHYTLLAAFFIHLVSIIFRYLQAGHTPITNMFESLSFFAFCIAGFFLYLKTTYRINSLGCIVLPFISILLIWALVYPTDVKPLSPVLRSYWLPIHTIFSFLGNAIFFVSFLVSILYIIAEREIKKKKSFLFSARFPSLETLDSINYRCMSYGFPFLTVGIITGSIWAGFAWGSYWSWDPKETWSLITWIVYAILIHNRLAIGWRGRKTAYLMIAGFISILFTFLGVNLLIGGLHSYM